From the Shewanella amazonensis SB2B genome, one window contains:
- a CDS encoding DUF3192 domain-containing protein — translation MKSKAPVVIGSVFAAYLAFVAVVAIGYEPTPENMDWEDRQVYNNKALAELVIGQDIGSVRQLLGAPDFSEAKSIKDSALQVLFYRTHHEKSDGVTTKDECTPLLFKDNQLIAWGSDTYKQYLDEAPTGI, via the coding sequence ATGAAAAGCAAGGCTCCCGTGGTGATAGGCTCAGTATTTGCCGCCTACCTGGCGTTTGTGGCTGTGGTGGCAATAGGGTACGAGCCAACACCTGAGAATATGGATTGGGAAGACAGACAGGTATACAACAACAAGGCGCTGGCCGAACTGGTGATAGGACAGGACATTGGCTCTGTGCGCCAGCTGCTGGGCGCGCCGGACTTCAGCGAAGCCAAATCAATAAAAGACAGTGCGCTGCAGGTGCTCTTTTATCGCACCCACCATGAAAAATCAGATGGCGTGACCACCAAGGATGAGTGTACACCACTGTTATTCAAAGATAATCAGCTGATTGCATGGGGCTCAGATACTTACAAGCAATATCTGGATGAGGCCCCAACGGGTATCTGA
- a CDS encoding alpha/beta hydrolase family protein: MQVQDIMKFESLKKPVIADNGSLVAVEVAPDRGDSRTLVHSTTGKRQLSVAGASKPVVSADGRYVAMVLEPSLLEKETSDAKARKKLKDGMVLVEVATGKEQRFSRVKEFTFNDAGTVLAVWFEAEEDKKDKADDKAPDNASVAEAKPQTAEDNLKKPKVDKADKGSPLTLIALNSGKQLELQDITAYAFDKKGKSAAVLVNDVAQAKHQLLSVTLSDLSQQQKYSSESEQLGALAINHDGSHIAFSAGVAADKVDERQYRLGLVNDKGDVRFAMHPDAWVLNQYSQLSFSEDGERLYFGTVPEVSKVLSLQKFSDEASLYDTATIRDSRGLKLWHGDDPRIKPHEIKTYDKLKKQTLLAVWHLAGNQVVQLATPEVPEAKPIEYGRFVLGSSSEPYLKEITWAGFYSDFYLIDTLSGERTAVALRQPSNSEPNISPYGRYAAYFREGQVQLLNVASKQLRVLNANLDVPFADEDHDYPSDAPGYGFGPWLADESGLLVYDKYDIWQFAAADAKALKLTSGRDKGISYRVEGLYQDKNQAPATVNTSQSLLVKGYNERTKADGFYRVTLGKDGLKTLHAKEEKLSVLGRAKHADTLVFSRERYDRFPDLYSADVLEVDDARRLTELDAQRSKFGWGKAELVHWTNTDGKPLDGVLIKPAGYEAGKRYPVLVYFYRFMSDRLHAFPSMNINHRPNFAWYANQGYAIFLPDIRFEVGYPGNSSVQALTSGVQKLIEMGIAEPTAVGIQGHSWGGYQTAFAVTQTHIFAAAVTGAPVGNMTSAYSGIRHGTGLARQFQYETGQSRIGESLMQAPLKYVENSPVFYADRIKTPMMIMFGDKDDAVPWEQGVELYLAMRRAGKDVVLLQYEGEPHHLKQYGNKLDYSIRMKEYFDHYLKGAKAPAWLEQGEPYREYAKED, from the coding sequence ATGCAAGTTCAGGACATCATGAAATTCGAATCTCTCAAAAAACCTGTGATTGCCGATAATGGTTCACTGGTGGCGGTGGAAGTGGCGCCGGACAGAGGGGATAGCCGTACGTTGGTGCATTCAACCACAGGTAAACGCCAATTGAGCGTTGCCGGTGCTTCAAAGCCTGTCGTCAGTGCCGATGGCCGGTATGTGGCCATGGTGCTGGAACCATCGCTGCTTGAAAAAGAAACCAGCGATGCCAAAGCCCGTAAAAAATTGAAAGACGGCATGGTATTGGTTGAAGTTGCCACTGGTAAAGAGCAGCGTTTTTCCCGGGTGAAGGAGTTTACCTTCAACGATGCCGGTACTGTGCTTGCTGTCTGGTTTGAGGCCGAGGAAGACAAAAAAGATAAGGCCGATGATAAGGCCCCCGATAATGCTTCGGTGGCCGAAGCTAAGCCCCAAACTGCGGAAGACAACCTTAAAAAGCCCAAGGTGGATAAGGCCGACAAGGGCTCGCCACTGACGCTGATAGCCCTCAATAGTGGCAAACAGCTTGAATTACAAGATATCACTGCCTATGCCTTTGACAAGAAAGGTAAATCAGCCGCGGTGTTGGTAAATGATGTTGCGCAGGCTAAGCATCAACTGTTGTCGGTTACCCTGAGTGACCTGAGCCAGCAACAAAAGTACAGCTCTGAATCTGAGCAACTGGGGGCATTAGCTATCAACCACGATGGCAGCCATATTGCCTTCAGCGCCGGAGTAGCCGCCGACAAGGTGGATGAGCGCCAGTACCGTCTTGGACTGGTGAACGACAAGGGGGATGTCCGCTTTGCCATGCATCCGGATGCCTGGGTGTTGAATCAATACTCGCAGCTGTCGTTTTCCGAAGACGGTGAGAGGCTGTATTTCGGCACAGTGCCCGAAGTCAGCAAGGTGCTGAGCCTGCAAAAATTCAGCGATGAGGCGAGTCTGTATGACACTGCGACTATCCGCGACAGCCGCGGTCTTAAGCTATGGCACGGTGATGACCCGCGGATTAAGCCCCATGAGATCAAGACCTATGATAAGTTGAAAAAGCAGACCCTGCTGGCCGTATGGCACCTGGCAGGCAATCAGGTGGTACAGCTTGCCACCCCTGAAGTGCCGGAAGCCAAACCCATAGAGTACGGCCGCTTTGTACTGGGCAGTTCCAGTGAACCTTACCTGAAAGAAATCACCTGGGCCGGGTTTTACAGCGATTTTTATCTTATCGATACCCTGAGTGGGGAGCGCACCGCAGTGGCGCTGCGTCAGCCATCAAACAGTGAACCCAACATTTCGCCCTATGGTCGCTATGCCGCGTATTTCCGGGAAGGGCAGGTACAGCTCCTGAATGTAGCTTCAAAGCAGCTGCGCGTGTTGAATGCCAATCTTGACGTGCCATTTGCCGATGAAGACCATGACTACCCCTCCGATGCGCCGGGTTATGGCTTTGGTCCCTGGCTGGCTGATGAAAGTGGTCTGCTGGTTTACGACAAATACGATATCTGGCAATTTGCTGCGGCAGATGCCAAGGCTCTGAAACTCACCTCGGGAAGAGACAAGGGCATCAGTTATCGGGTTGAGGGTCTGTATCAGGACAAAAACCAGGCGCCTGCCACGGTTAACACCAGTCAGAGTTTGCTTGTGAAAGGCTACAATGAGCGCACCAAGGCCGATGGTTTCTACCGGGTAACCCTGGGGAAAGATGGCCTTAAAACCCTGCATGCCAAAGAGGAAAAACTCAGCGTACTGGGCCGCGCCAAGCATGCCGACACCCTGGTTTTCAGCCGTGAGCGTTACGACCGTTTCCCCGACCTCTACAGCGCCGATGTGCTGGAGGTTGACGATGCCCGCCGTTTGACTGAGCTTGATGCTCAGCGCAGCAAATTTGGCTGGGGTAAGGCTGAACTGGTGCACTGGACCAATACCGACGGTAAGCCGCTCGATGGCGTGCTTATCAAACCTGCGGGTTATGAGGCTGGCAAGCGTTACCCTGTGCTGGTGTATTTCTATCGCTTTATGAGCGACCGACTGCATGCCTTCCCGTCGATGAACATCAACCACAGGCCGAATTTTGCCTGGTACGCCAACCAGGGTTACGCCATCTTCCTGCCGGATATCCGTTTTGAGGTGGGTTATCCGGGTAACAGCTCGGTGCAGGCGTTGACCTCGGGCGTTCAAAAGCTGATTGAAATGGGGATTGCCGAACCCACGGCCGTGGGCATTCAGGGCCACTCCTGGGGCGGTTATCAAACGGCCTTTGCCGTGACTCAGACTCACATCTTTGCCGCTGCCGTAACAGGAGCACCCGTAGGCAATATGACCAGTGCCTACAGTGGTATTCGTCATGGCACCGGATTGGCGCGTCAATTCCAGTATGAAACCGGCCAAAGCCGTATCGGCGAGAGTCTGATGCAGGCGCCGCTGAAATACGTGGAAAACTCGCCGGTATTTTATGCCGACCGTATCAAGACACCCATGATGATCATGTTCGGTGACAAGGACGATGCAGTGCCCTGGGAGCAGGGGGTTGAGTTGTATCTGGCCATGCGCCGTGCCGGTAAGGATGTGGTGTTGCTGCAATACGAGGGTGAGCCTCACCATCTTAAGCAATACGGTAACAAGCTGGACTACAGCATTCGTATGAAGGAATACTTCGACCACTACCTTAAAGGTGCCAAGGCGCCCGCGTGGTTGGAGCAGGGCGAACCCTATCGCGAGTACGCCAAAGAAGACTGA
- a CDS encoding isocitrate dehydrogenase, whose translation MSKRTITVIPGDGIGPSIIDSALKILDKAGCDFEYEFADAGLTALEKHGELLPQRTLDLIEKNRITLKGPLTTPVGEGFTSINVTLRKKFSLYANVRPVNSFKGTQARYENIDIITVRENTEGMYSGYGQKVSDDGSTAEATSIITRQGAEQITTFAYELARKEGRKKVTIVHKANIMKSTSGLFLKVAREVSQRYPDITTEEMIVDATCMKLVMNPENFDVIVTTNLFGDILSDLCAGLVGGLGMAPGANIGASAAIFEAVHGSAPDIAGKNLANPTSVILASVQMLEYLGMADKAAAIRNAVAAVIEEGDRTTRDLGGTHGTTDFTQAVLDRLA comes from the coding sequence ATGTCTAAAAGAACGATTACCGTAATCCCAGGTGATGGGATCGGCCCAAGCATCATCGACTCCGCTCTGAAAATCCTCGATAAGGCGGGTTGCGACTTCGAATATGAATTTGCCGATGCTGGCCTGACGGCTCTGGAAAAGCATGGTGAACTGCTGCCTCAGCGTACGCTGGATCTTATCGAAAAGAACCGTATTACCCTGAAGGGTCCACTGACTACTCCCGTTGGTGAAGGCTTTACCTCCATCAACGTTACCCTGCGTAAAAAGTTCAGCCTGTACGCCAACGTACGTCCAGTGAACTCTTTCAAGGGAACCCAGGCCAGATACGAAAATATCGACATCATCACTGTCCGTGAAAACACCGAAGGCATGTACTCCGGTTACGGCCAGAAAGTATCAGATGACGGCAGCACTGCCGAAGCCACCAGCATCATCACCCGTCAGGGTGCTGAGCAGATCACCACTTTTGCCTACGAGCTGGCCCGCAAGGAAGGCCGTAAGAAAGTGACCATAGTGCACAAGGCCAATATCATGAAGTCCACCTCAGGCCTGTTCCTGAAAGTGGCCCGTGAAGTGAGCCAGCGCTATCCCGACATCACCACCGAAGAAATGATTGTGGACGCCACCTGTATGAAGCTGGTGATGAACCCGGAAAACTTCGATGTGATTGTAACTACCAACCTGTTTGGTGACATTCTGTCTGACCTCTGTGCCGGTCTGGTGGGTGGTCTGGGCATGGCGCCCGGTGCCAACATCGGTGCCAGTGCGGCTATTTTTGAAGCCGTACACGGCAGTGCCCCGGATATCGCCGGTAAAAACCTGGCTAACCCCACTTCCGTGATCCTGGCCTCTGTACAGATGCTGGAATACTTGGGCATGGCTGACAAAGCAGCGGCTATCCGCAATGCCGTGGCGGCTGTGATTGAAGAAGGCGACCGTACTACCCGCGATCTCGGCGGCACCCACGGTACCACCGACTTCACTCAAGCCGTCCTCGACAGACTCGCCTGA
- a CDS encoding peptidylprolyl isomerase — translation MKKIIGLLIGINLVACGGGSDDAAPEVPDNPVTFKVDACYLMSTNLGDITLAIDTTNTPITGNNFKQYVDKGFYDGTLFHRAVNNFVIQGGGYTSGLEPKDTDAAIKNEASVGFSNERGTFAMARTAAPDTATSQFFINVLDNPQLDYSASSYGYAVFGKVLSGMEVVDQISIAPVHNVNGFSDVPVDEVVIESVTEMNCPAG, via the coding sequence ATGAAAAAAATCATAGGATTGTTAATCGGCATAAACCTGGTCGCCTGTGGTGGTGGCAGTGACGACGCTGCGCCGGAAGTACCGGATAACCCAGTCACCTTCAAGGTCGATGCCTGTTACCTGATGAGCACCAATCTCGGGGACATAACACTTGCCATCGACACGACCAATACCCCCATCACCGGCAATAACTTCAAACAATATGTCGACAAAGGCTTTTACGATGGCACCCTGTTCCACCGCGCAGTAAACAACTTCGTTATTCAGGGCGGCGGGTATACCAGCGGCCTAGAGCCAAAAGATACGGATGCGGCGATTAAAAACGAAGCCAGCGTGGGTTTCAGTAACGAGCGTGGCACCTTCGCCATGGCACGCACTGCAGCGCCGGATACAGCTACCTCGCAGTTTTTTATCAACGTGCTGGACAACCCCCAGCTTGATTATTCTGCCAGCAGCTACGGCTATGCGGTATTTGGCAAGGTACTTTCCGGAATGGAAGTCGTGGACCAAATCAGTATCGCCCCGGTACACAATGTAAACGGCTTCAGCGATGTGCCTGTGGATGAAGTCGTGATTGAGTCGGTAACCGAAATGAATTGTCCCGCTGGCTGA
- the rlmM gene encoding 23S rRNA (cytidine(2498)-2'-O)-methyltransferase RlmM — MKNLFLYCRAGYEKDCAAEIQQRAAELGIGGFVKANRDDAYVVFQGFSPDDGDRLAKELPLDSLIFARQMFACGDLLDDFSPEDRVTPIAESLTEVERAGELRVETPDTNEAKELSAFCRKFTVPLRQALKKRGVLLDKESSRRPIVHVCFVAPNKAFTGYSLSNNSSPHFMGIPRLKFPADAPSRSTLKLDEAFIHFIPREEHETRLRSGLNAVDLGACPGGWTYQLVRRGMMVHAIDNGPMNHDLMETGQVTHHRADGFKFEPARRNIYWLVCDMVEKPARVAELMEYWAIQGWFKEAIFNLKLPMKSRYKEVSQILANMHAILKENGIHEFHLACKHLYHDRDEVTVHLWLRPSSPWI, encoded by the coding sequence ATGAAAAACCTGTTCTTATATTGCCGTGCCGGTTATGAAAAAGACTGTGCGGCTGAAATTCAGCAGCGGGCCGCCGAGCTCGGCATTGGTGGTTTCGTCAAAGCCAACCGCGACGATGCTTATGTGGTATTTCAGGGATTCAGCCCTGATGATGGTGATCGCCTCGCCAAAGAATTGCCTCTGGACTCGCTGATTTTTGCCCGGCAGATGTTCGCCTGTGGCGATTTGCTTGATGACTTTTCACCTGAAGACAGGGTTACCCCTATTGCTGAGAGCCTGACGGAAGTTGAACGGGCAGGGGAACTGCGGGTAGAAACCCCAGATACCAATGAAGCCAAAGAGCTTTCTGCCTTCTGCCGTAAATTCACAGTGCCCCTGCGTCAGGCATTGAAAAAGCGTGGTGTGCTGCTGGACAAAGAAAGCAGCCGTCGTCCCATAGTGCATGTGTGCTTTGTGGCGCCCAACAAGGCTTTTACCGGTTATTCGTTGTCAAACAACAGCTCTCCACACTTTATGGGGATCCCGCGGCTAAAATTTCCGGCGGACGCTCCGAGTCGTTCGACCCTTAAATTGGACGAAGCCTTTATCCATTTTATTCCCCGTGAAGAGCACGAAACCCGTCTTCGCAGTGGACTCAATGCGGTGGATTTGGGCGCTTGTCCCGGTGGCTGGACTTATCAATTGGTGCGCCGTGGCATGATGGTGCACGCCATCGATAATGGCCCCATGAACCATGATCTGATGGAAACCGGACAGGTGACGCACCACCGCGCTGACGGTTTCAAATTTGAGCCAGCCCGCCGTAATATCTACTGGCTGGTATGTGACATGGTGGAAAAGCCTGCCCGTGTGGCTGAATTGATGGAATACTGGGCGATTCAGGGCTGGTTTAAAGAGGCGATTTTTAACCTCAAACTACCGATGAAAAGCCGCTACAAAGAGGTGTCGCAGATCCTCGCCAATATGCATGCCATCCTTAAGGAAAATGGCATTCACGAGTTTCATCTGGCCTGTAAGCACCTTTATCACGATCGTGACGAAGTGACTGTACACCTGTGGCTCCGCCCAAGTTCACCTTGGATTTGA
- a CDS encoding DUF423 domain-containing protein codes for MNRGLFLFASVTGFLAVALGAFGAHGLKNLVSAEMVSVFKLAVEYQFYHTFALLAVALAWPFIASRLLTWAAGFFIVGMALFSGSLYALVMTGAKWWGPVTPLGGTCLLLGWLLLGAAVWRSRVVDGK; via the coding sequence ATGAATAGAGGTTTGTTTTTATTCGCATCTGTGACCGGGTTTCTCGCCGTTGCCCTCGGTGCTTTTGGTGCCCATGGCCTTAAAAATCTGGTGAGTGCCGAGATGGTCTCGGTGTTTAAATTGGCGGTTGAATACCAGTTTTATCACACCTTTGCCCTGCTTGCTGTCGCGCTTGCCTGGCCCTTTATCGCATCTCGTTTACTGACCTGGGCGGCTGGATTTTTTATTGTGGGTATGGCGCTCTTCTCCGGCTCTTTGTACGCACTGGTTATGACAGGGGCCAAATGGTGGGGGCCTGTTACCCCGCTGGGCGGTACCTGTTTGCTTCTGGGATGGCTGCTGTTGGGGGCGGCGGTATGGCGCAGCCGGGTCGTTGACGGCAAATAG
- a CDS encoding alpha/beta fold hydrolase, translating to MNSCPPEVNNNPQTPLPSWLKLDGVPGDVMVLFAHGAGADMDSDFMAAMASRLASQGVAVVRFNFPYMEQRKLDGKRRPPNRAPALLECFREAIAIVDANYRPKQLFLMGKSMGGRMAAILGAEFDVAQIAGILCLGYPFLPPKGKEVRLEPLANCQLPLLIVQGERDSFGTRAQVAAWNVPSAVKFCWIADGDHSLTPRKSSGLTEADNLIAAASACLEFMGEMNE from the coding sequence GTGAACTCTTGCCCGCCTGAAGTGAACAACAACCCACAAACCCCTCTGCCATCCTGGCTTAAACTCGATGGCGTGCCGGGGGATGTGATGGTGCTCTTTGCCCACGGCGCGGGTGCCGATATGGATTCTGACTTTATGGCGGCCATGGCGTCAAGGCTTGCCAGCCAGGGTGTGGCTGTGGTGCGTTTTAACTTTCCTTATATGGAACAGCGCAAGTTGGATGGTAAGCGCCGTCCTCCCAATCGAGCCCCTGCGCTGCTCGAGTGCTTTCGCGAAGCCATTGCCATAGTTGATGCAAACTATAGACCCAAGCAACTGTTTCTCATGGGTAAGTCCATGGGAGGGCGTATGGCTGCCATTCTGGGCGCCGAGTTTGATGTGGCACAAATTGCAGGGATCCTTTGTTTGGGTTACCCCTTTTTACCGCCCAAGGGGAAAGAAGTTCGCCTTGAGCCTTTGGCTAATTGCCAACTGCCACTGTTGATAGTGCAGGGTGAGCGCGACAGCTTTGGCACCAGGGCGCAGGTTGCTGCCTGGAATGTGCCTTCAGCCGTGAAATTCTGCTGGATTGCCGATGGTGATCACAGCCTGACTCCGCGCAAGTCGTCAGGACTTACCGAAGCGGATAACCTGATAGCTGCTGCCTCGGCCTGCCTTGAATTTATGGGAGAAATGAATGAATAG
- a CDS encoding transcriptional regulator GcvA, which yields MSRRLPPLNAVKAFEAAARHLSFTRAAEELFVTQAAVSHQIKALEDFLGLKLFRRKNRSLLLTEEGQSYFLDIKDIFTQLSDATDRLLARSAIGSLTVSMSPSFAIQWLVPRLAKFSEKNPDIDVRIKAVDSEEGSLTDDVDVAIYYGQGSWPGLRADKLRNEVLIPVCSPMLLNGHKPLETPADLKHHTLLHDMSRHDWQAWFRQCGVTDVNVNQGPIFSHSSLVLQAAAHGQGVALGYSVLARPDIKAGRLVVPFQEVLVSKDAYYLVCQQNHAELGKIVAFREWMLDMFAEESRSELLPA from the coding sequence ATGTCAAGACGACTTCCTCCGCTGAATGCCGTAAAGGCCTTTGAGGCCGCTGCACGGCACCTGAGTTTTACCCGCGCTGCCGAAGAACTCTTTGTTACCCAGGCTGCTGTGAGCCATCAAATTAAGGCGCTGGAAGACTTTCTTGGATTAAAATTATTTCGGCGAAAGAACCGTTCTTTGCTGCTCACCGAAGAAGGACAGAGCTACTTTCTCGACATCAAGGATATTTTTACCCAACTGTCCGACGCCACCGATCGTTTGTTGGCCCGCAGTGCCATTGGCTCGTTGACCGTGAGTATGTCGCCCAGTTTCGCGATTCAGTGGTTGGTGCCAAGGCTTGCCAAATTCAGTGAGAAAAATCCTGACATCGATGTGCGTATCAAGGCGGTGGACAGCGAAGAAGGCTCTCTCACTGATGACGTGGATGTGGCCATTTACTATGGACAGGGCAGTTGGCCAGGTCTTCGGGCCGATAAACTGCGCAACGAAGTGCTTATTCCAGTGTGTTCCCCCATGCTCCTCAATGGCCACAAGCCGCTTGAAACACCCGCAGATCTTAAGCATCACACCCTGCTGCACGACATGAGTCGCCACGATTGGCAAGCCTGGTTTCGCCAGTGTGGCGTAACCGATGTAAACGTGAACCAGGGGCCGATTTTCAGTCACTCTTCATTGGTATTGCAGGCCGCCGCCCATGGTCAGGGTGTGGCGCTGGGCTACAGCGTGCTGGCGCGCCCGGATATCAAAGCGGGTCGTTTGGTGGTGCCTTTTCAGGAAGTGTTGGTGAGTAAAGATGCCTATTATCTGGTGTGCCAGCAAAACCATGCCGAGCTTGGCAAAATTGTGGCGTTCCGCGAATGGATGCTGGACATGTTTGCCGAGGAGTCACGCAGTGAACTCTTGCCCGCCTGA
- the thiI gene encoding tRNA uracil 4-sulfurtransferase ThiI, with the protein MKFIVKLYPEIMIKSKPVRMRFTKMLESNIRNVLKKIDEDAKVQRQWDKIMVKVPKDKPELTELFAERLAHIPGIHHVLQVAEYDFETVDDIYQLALPVYRDMLKDKTFCVRVKRAGQHDFNSIEVERYVGGGLNQFTEAKGVQLKNPDVTIQLEIDRDKLYMVSQRIEGLGGFPIAAQEDVLSLISGGFDSGVASFQFIKKGSRTHYCFFNLGGAQHEIGVKQVAYHLWKTYGESHKVKFVSVPFEEVVTEILERIENGQMGVVLKRMMMRAATRVAERMGIQALVTGESLGQVSSQTLTNLNVIDRSTDLLILRPLISMDKPDIIREARRIGTEDFAASMPEYCGVISQRPTVKAVLSKVEAEEQKFSEDLLDRVLAKAEVIDIRDIAVATSERVTETETVSSAAGNEVIIDIRAPEEEESRPLDVDGVEVKVIPFFKLATAFAELDKDKTYLLYCERGVMSKLQALYLQEQGYNNVKVYRP; encoded by the coding sequence ATGAAGTTTATCGTTAAGCTGTATCCCGAAATCATGATTAAGAGCAAACCGGTAAGAATGCGTTTTACCAAGATGCTCGAGTCCAATATCCGCAATGTGCTGAAAAAAATCGATGAGGATGCCAAGGTACAGCGCCAATGGGACAAGATCATGGTGAAGGTGCCCAAAGACAAGCCTGAGCTTACCGAGCTCTTTGCCGAGCGTCTGGCTCATATTCCAGGTATTCATCATGTGCTGCAGGTGGCCGAGTACGACTTTGAAACCGTGGATGATATCTATCAGCTCGCGCTGCCTGTGTATCGCGACATGCTCAAGGACAAAACCTTTTGTGTGCGGGTAAAGCGTGCCGGTCAACACGATTTCAACTCCATCGAGGTTGAGCGTTATGTTGGCGGCGGTTTAAACCAGTTTACCGAAGCCAAGGGCGTGCAGCTGAAGAACCCGGATGTGACCATCCAGCTCGAAATCGATCGCGACAAGCTCTATATGGTCAGCCAGCGCATCGAGGGTTTGGGGGGCTTCCCCATTGCCGCTCAGGAAGACGTGCTGTCTTTGATTTCCGGTGGCTTTGACTCGGGCGTGGCCAGCTTCCAGTTTATTAAAAAGGGTTCCCGTACCCATTATTGTTTCTTCAATCTTGGTGGCGCCCAGCACGAAATCGGCGTGAAACAAGTGGCCTACCACCTGTGGAAGACCTACGGCGAGTCGCACAAAGTGAAGTTTGTGTCTGTGCCCTTCGAAGAAGTGGTAACAGAAATCCTCGAGCGTATCGAAAACGGTCAGATGGGTGTGGTGCTTAAGCGCATGATGATGCGCGCCGCCACCCGTGTGGCCGAACGCATGGGTATTCAGGCTCTGGTCACTGGTGAGAGCCTGGGTCAGGTGTCGAGCCAGACCCTGACCAACCTTAATGTCATTGACCGCAGCACCGACCTCTTGATCCTGCGTCCGCTGATCAGCATGGATAAACCGGACATTATCCGCGAAGCGCGCCGCATAGGTACCGAAGATTTCGCGGCCTCCATGCCCGAGTATTGTGGTGTGATTTCCCAGCGCCCTACCGTGAAGGCGGTACTCTCCAAGGTGGAAGCCGAAGAGCAGAAGTTTTCTGAAGACCTGCTCGACCGCGTGCTGGCGAAAGCAGAAGTGATTGATATCCGTGATATTGCTGTTGCCACCAGTGAGCGAGTGACTGAAACCGAGACCGTCTCCAGTGCGGCCGGAAACGAAGTTATCATCGACATTCGCGCGCCAGAAGAAGAAGAGTCCAGACCCCTGGACGTGGACGGCGTTGAAGTGAAGGTAATCCCCTTCTTCAAACTGGCGACTGCTTTTGCCGAGCTCGATAAAGACAAAACGTATCTGCTTTACTGCGAACGTGGCGTTATGAGTAAGCTGCAAGCCCTGTATCTGCAAGAGCAGGGCTACAATAACGTGAAGGTATATCGTCCCTGA
- a CDS encoding flagellar motor protein MotB, with translation MAKAKCNCPPPGAPLWLATFADLMSLLMCFFVLLLAFSEMDVMKFKQIAGSMKYAFGVQNKVEVKDIPKGTSVIALEFRPGKPEPTPIEIINQQTNEMTEPILDFQEGESESAGGVQQQQGSQRGGEASSTAQETAESTQSDSSSSQELINQQVKKMAEQLNEEIVDGAIEIESLGQQIIIRIREKGAFGSGSGFLQPRFRPVIRAVGELLKDVPGIITVSGYTDDMQISNELYSSNWDLSSKRAVSVAHELVKVKGFDSSRMKVVGMGSNNPLVPNESAENRARNRRVEIAIEQGKPKESDEIQVGTDSGN, from the coding sequence ATGGCCAAGGCCAAGTGCAATTGTCCACCTCCGGGGGCGCCTCTGTGGCTTGCCACCTTTGCCGACCTGATGTCGCTGCTGATGTGCTTCTTCGTGCTGCTGCTGGCGTTTTCCGAAATGGACGTCATGAAATTCAAGCAGATAGCCGGTTCTATGAAGTATGCATTCGGGGTACAGAATAAGGTTGAGGTGAAAGATATTCCCAAGGGCACCTCCGTGATTGCTCTGGAGTTTCGTCCTGGCAAACCCGAGCCTACCCCCATTGAAATCATCAACCAGCAAACCAATGAGATGACCGAGCCAATCCTCGATTTCCAGGAAGGGGAGAGTGAGAGTGCCGGCGGCGTGCAGCAGCAACAGGGCTCGCAACGCGGTGGTGAAGCCTCATCAACAGCACAGGAAACCGCTGAAAGCACCCAGAGTGATTCCTCTTCATCCCAGGAGCTTATCAATCAGCAGGTGAAGAAAATGGCTGAGCAGCTCAACGAGGAAATTGTTGATGGCGCAATTGAAATTGAATCTCTTGGCCAGCAAATCATTATTCGTATCCGCGAGAAAGGCGCATTTGGCTCAGGTTCGGGGTTCCTGCAACCCAGGTTCAGGCCCGTTATTCGCGCCGTGGGTGAATTGTTAAAGGATGTCCCCGGCATCATTACCGTATCGGGCTACACGGACGACATGCAAATCAGCAACGAGCTTTACAGCTCAAACTGGGACCTCTCCAGCAAGCGCGCTGTGTCGGTTGCCCACGAGCTGGTAAAGGTGAAAGGCTTTGATTCATCCCGGATGAAGGTGGTGGGCATGGGTTCCAATAATCCGTTGGTGCCCAATGAATCCGCCGAAAATAGGGCCAGAAACCGCCGGGTCGAGATTGCCATTGAGCAAGGCAAACCCAAAGAATCCGATGAAATACAGGTTGGTACCGATAGCGGTAATTAA